The Phaseolus vulgaris cultivar G19833 chromosome 5, P. vulgaris v2.0, whole genome shotgun sequence genomic interval ATAAACCTCAAAAGGTTTTCCTGTATCAGGAATCACTAACACCGGAGCACTAGTTAACCTTTTCTTCAGCTCTATGAAACTTTGCTCACATTTTTCTGTCCAAGCAAAAGGTTGATCTTTGCGAGTTAACTGTGTCAAAGGAGCTACTACCCTGGAAAAATCTTCAATGAACCTCCGATAGTACCCAGCTAGACCCACAAAACTCCTTATCTCAGTCACTATCTTTGGGCGTTCCCATTGAAGCATTGCCTCCACTTTGGCTGGATCCACTGAGATCCCCTGAGCTGATATTACATGCCTTAAGAAGTTAACTTCCTTTAGCCAAAACTCACACTTAGAGAATTTAGCATATAATTGCTTCTCCCTCAGAATCTCCAACACTGTCTTCAGATGTTTTTCATGTTCTTCATCGGTCCTTGAATAAATAAGTATGTCGTCTATAAAGACTACAACAAACTTATCCAAGAAAAGACGGAAAATTCTATTCATGTAGTCCATGAACAGAGCTGGAGCATTTGTTACTCCAAACGGCATCACCACATACTCATAGTGTCCATAATGAGACCTAAAGGCTGTCTTCTGAACATCTTCAGCCTTTACCAAAATCTGATGGTATCCAGATCTCAAATCAATCTTTGAGAACACTGAGGCTCCATGTAATTGATCCATCAAATCATCAATTCTGGGCAGAGGATACTTGTTCTTGATGGTCAACTTATTCAACTGCCTGTAATCTACACACAACTGAGTCCCTCCATCTTTCTTTTTAACTAGAAGCACCGGAGCCCCCCATGAAGATACACTTGGCCTGATGAACTATTTTTCCAACAAAtcttcaatttgtttctttAGTTCTATCAACTCAACTGGAGCCATTCTGTAAGGTCCCATTGACACTAGTCCAGCTCCAGGTACCAAATCAATAGAGAATTTCACTTCTCTCTTAGGAGGTAATCCATGTATTTCTTCTGGAAATACATCTATGAAATCCTTCACCACATGTATACTACtcatttcttcttcattcttaactTCCATCTGAGTTAAGATTACAAAGCATCTTGATCCTTCTTTCAATTCCGACCACACATGTTGAGCATACATCATAT includes:
- the LOC137834284 gene encoding uncharacterized protein, with the protein product MDWLSANHILIDCGQQKIVFSYSKELDMMYAQHVWSELKEGSRCFVILTQMEVKNEEEMSSIHVVKDFIDVFPEEIHGLPPKREVKFSIDLVPGAGLVSMGPYRMAPVELIELKKQIEDLLEK